The following coding sequences are from one Mycolicibacterium aichiense window:
- a CDS encoding TetR/AcrR family transcriptional regulator → MRSQGHDGRGRPRLEQARRPGNTAREEILDAAAELFTTIGYAGTSTRRIADAVGIRQASLYHHFATKDDILDALLAGTVDEALRLAGELLTGPGPASDRLRALVVADCSQLCASRWNLGALYLLPELRIERFAQFRASREELRRRYRALAAQVIAECDGIADADDLPFRLVESVINRRSDNEECTPETPAVIADAALRILGC, encoded by the coding sequence ATGCGCAGCCAGGGCCACGACGGGCGCGGCCGGCCCCGGCTCGAACAGGCCCGGCGGCCCGGCAACACCGCCCGCGAGGAGATCCTCGACGCCGCCGCCGAACTGTTCACCACGATCGGATACGCCGGGACGTCGACTCGGCGGATCGCCGACGCGGTCGGTATCCGCCAGGCATCGCTGTACCACCATTTCGCCACCAAGGACGACATCCTCGATGCCCTGCTGGCCGGAACGGTCGACGAGGCTCTGCGGCTGGCCGGCGAGCTGCTGACCGGTCCCGGCCCGGCCAGCGACCGGCTGCGGGCCCTGGTGGTCGCGGACTGCTCGCAGCTGTGTGCCAGCCGCTGGAATCTGGGCGCGCTCTACCTGCTGCCGGAACTGCGCATCGAGCGGTTCGCGCAGTTCCGCGCCAGCCGTGAGGAGTTGCGGCGCCGGTACCGTGCGCTCGCGGCGCAGGTGATCGCCGAGTGCGACGGGATAGCCGACGCCGACGACCTTCCGTTCCGCCTTGTCGAATCGGTGATCAACCGGCGCTCCGACAACGAGGAGTGCACACCCGAGACACCCGCCGTGATCGCCGATGCGGCCCTGCGAATCCTCGGTTGCTAA
- a CDS encoding DUF1989 domain-containing protein, whose product MTTASTDGARSHARSLASEASMRVPVLPDGVEGARLLWAESVPAESYATRVLGRGTGLRLADPDGGACAHLLLFRADASWERLNVADTMKVPWQAYLGVGHPLLSDQGRVLATVVADSSGHHDLLCGLPAAGQPTMLLAALKHGMDSRDVAPSATLFKGVRVEDTGALTFTGSAGPGAAVELLIHLPVIVAVVNTAHPLDPQPAVTGLDIVAWRADEELTTPVNTDPEYLRALFNTETTWAAAQ is encoded by the coding sequence ATGACAACCGCGTCGACCGACGGCGCCCGCTCACACGCGCGTTCCCTGGCGAGCGAGGCAAGCATGCGGGTGCCCGTCCTGCCCGACGGTGTTGAGGGCGCCCGGCTGCTCTGGGCCGAATCCGTGCCCGCGGAGTCCTACGCCACCCGGGTGCTCGGCCGCGGTACCGGTCTGCGCCTGGCCGATCCCGACGGCGGCGCCTGCGCGCACCTCTTGCTGTTCCGGGCCGACGCCTCCTGGGAGCGCCTCAACGTCGCCGACACCATGAAGGTCCCGTGGCAGGCCTACCTCGGGGTGGGCCATCCGCTGCTGTCCGATCAGGGCCGGGTGCTGGCGACTGTCGTCGCCGACAGCTCCGGGCACCACGACCTGCTGTGCGGGTTGCCTGCCGCCGGCCAACCCACAATGCTGCTGGCCGCGCTCAAACACGGCATGGACAGTCGCGACGTCGCACCGTCGGCGACGCTGTTCAAGGGTGTCCGAGTCGAAGACACCGGGGCGCTGACGTTCACCGGATCGGCCGGCCCCGGCGCGGCCGTCGAGTTGCTGATCCATCTGCCCGTCATCGTCGCGGTGGTCAACACCGCCCACCCACTGGATCCGCAGCCCGCGGTGACCGGACTCGACATCGTTGCCTGGCGTGCCGACGAGGAGCTGACCACCCCGGTGAACACCGATCCCGAATACCTCCGAGCTCTGTTCAACACCGAGACCACTTGGGCGGCAGCACAATGA
- a CDS encoding urea amidolyase associated protein UAAP2 produces the protein MILDEIVAACAPWSAILRAGQSLQIIDLHGNQAVDTLFYAVTGDRVDPAGRYSAQATIAAQRNIFLTTGSVLRAADGRPLVTIVADEVGNHDTIAGACSKESNTLRYGHHTVHQHACAENFLAEAAKWGMGKRDIVSNVNFFMNVPVEADGTLGIVDGLSAPGKSLTVRADTDTLVLVSNCPQINNPCNGFDPTPVRMVITDS, from the coding sequence ATGATTCTCGACGAGATCGTCGCGGCATGCGCACCGTGGTCGGCCATCCTGCGGGCCGGCCAGTCCCTGCAGATCATCGACCTGCACGGCAATCAGGCAGTGGACACCCTGTTCTACGCCGTCACCGGTGACCGGGTCGACCCGGCCGGGCGCTACAGCGCGCAGGCCACGATCGCCGCGCAGCGCAACATCTTCCTGACCACCGGCTCGGTGCTGCGGGCTGCCGACGGCAGGCCGTTGGTCACGATCGTCGCCGACGAGGTGGGCAACCATGACACCATCGCCGGCGCCTGTTCCAAAGAATCGAACACCCTGCGCTACGGCCATCACACCGTCCATCAACATGCCTGCGCCGAGAACTTCCTCGCCGAAGCTGCCAAATGGGGTATGGGCAAGCGCGACATCGTCTCCAACGTCAACTTCTTCATGAACGTGCCCGTCGAGGCCGACGGCACCCTGGGCATCGTCGACGGCCTGTCGGCGCCGGGCAAGTCGCTCACCGTGCGCGCCGACACCGACACCCTGGTGCTGGTGTCGAACTGCCCGCAGATCAACAACCCATGCAACGGATTCGACCCCACCCCGGTGCGGATGGTGATCACCGACTCATGA
- a CDS encoding 5-oxoprolinase/urea amidolyase family protein translates to MTTLEVQRPGLLTTVQDWPGRVGYWHVGVPPSGPMDDLSFRIGNRVLGNPEGAAGLECTKAGPALSFPDGARVCVTGAAAPITVDGEPVPQWQSVAVPPGGVLDVGVIDGPGMRCYVLIAGGVHEAEYLGSTATFTLGCFGGHDGRPLRAGDRLTIGDDPGSATARPARAAIDEQPAIGHRWQLAVTEGPHGAPEFFTRADMATIVGTDYTVHFNSDRTGVRLVGPKPQWARTDGGEAGLHPSNIHDNAYCVGTLDFTGDTPILLGPDGPSLGGFVCPVTVVRGDRWKLGQMAPGDTVRFVPVRADRAPSLGSIGADRRASMPLVISTSSDADDGVLTRFVGAEGTDVTVRRDGDGGVLVEYGPMVLDLAMRARVHVLYESLSASAVPGVTELTPGVRSLQVQFDPAVLSAPELVDLLARTEESLPTTDQLVVPSRTVRLPLSWDDPATHEAIARYMHGVRADAPWCPWNIEFIRRINGLADVQRVHDTVYDAQYLVLGLGDVYLGAPVATPLDPRHRLVTTKYNPARTWTPENAVGIGGAYLCIYGMEGPGGYQFVGRTTQVWNHRHPLDSRSFEPGTPWLLRYFDRIGFYPVSAEELLDLRADMAAGRGCVDIAEGTFSMPDYQRFLTLNADGIAEFRAQQAEAFTAERRAWDQAGEFAGQLAS, encoded by the coding sequence ATGACCACCCTCGAAGTGCAGCGGCCGGGTCTGCTGACCACAGTTCAGGATTGGCCCGGCCGCGTCGGCTACTGGCATGTCGGCGTGCCGCCGTCGGGGCCGATGGACGATCTGTCCTTTCGCATCGGCAACCGGGTGCTCGGCAATCCCGAAGGAGCAGCCGGCCTGGAATGCACCAAAGCCGGTCCCGCGCTGAGTTTCCCCGATGGGGCGCGGGTGTGTGTCACGGGGGCCGCCGCTCCGATCACCGTCGACGGCGAGCCGGTGCCGCAGTGGCAGTCGGTGGCGGTACCGCCGGGTGGGGTGCTGGACGTCGGGGTGATCGACGGCCCCGGCATGCGCTGCTACGTGCTGATCGCCGGCGGTGTCCATGAAGCCGAATATCTAGGTAGCACAGCGACATTCACATTGGGATGCTTCGGCGGCCACGATGGTCGCCCGCTGCGCGCCGGCGACCGGCTGACGATCGGTGACGATCCCGGGTCGGCCACGGCCCGGCCGGCCCGCGCCGCCATCGACGAACAGCCCGCGATCGGTCACCGCTGGCAACTCGCGGTCACCGAAGGCCCACACGGTGCGCCGGAATTCTTCACCCGCGCCGACATGGCGACGATCGTCGGCACGGACTACACGGTGCACTTCAACTCCGATCGCACCGGTGTCCGCCTGGTGGGCCCGAAACCGCAGTGGGCCCGGACCGACGGCGGCGAAGCCGGTCTGCACCCGTCGAACATCCACGACAACGCCTACTGCGTAGGAACTTTGGACTTCACCGGAGACACCCCGATCCTGCTCGGGCCCGACGGCCCCAGCCTCGGCGGGTTCGTCTGCCCGGTCACCGTCGTGCGCGGCGACCGCTGGAAGCTCGGACAGATGGCACCCGGCGACACCGTGCGGTTCGTCCCGGTGCGCGCCGACCGAGCTCCCTCGCTGGGCAGTATCGGCGCCGACCGGCGGGCGTCGATGCCGCTGGTGATCTCGACCTCCAGCGACGCCGACGACGGTGTGCTGACCCGATTCGTCGGCGCCGAGGGCACCGACGTGACCGTCCGCCGTGACGGCGACGGCGGTGTGCTCGTCGAATACGGGCCCATGGTGCTCGACCTGGCGATGCGCGCCCGCGTCCACGTTCTGTACGAATCACTCTCGGCCAGTGCGGTTCCCGGTGTGACCGAACTGACGCCGGGCGTGCGATCGCTGCAGGTTCAGTTCGACCCGGCCGTGCTGAGCGCGCCCGAGTTGGTCGACCTGCTGGCCCGCACCGAGGAATCCCTGCCCACCACCGACCAGCTGGTGGTGCCGAGCCGCACCGTACGTCTGCCGCTGTCATGGGACGACCCCGCCACCCACGAGGCTATTGCACGCTATATGCATGGCGTGCGCGCCGACGCGCCGTGGTGCCCGTGGAACATCGAATTCATCCGGCGTATCAACGGTTTGGCCGATGTGCAGCGGGTGCACGACACCGTCTACGACGCCCAGTATCTGGTGCTGGGCCTCGGCGATGTCTACCTCGGCGCACCGGTGGCCACGCCGCTGGATCCCCGCCACCGGCTGGTGACGACCAAGTACAACCCGGCACGCACCTGGACACCGGAGAACGCCGTCGGGATCGGCGGGGCCTACCTGTGCATCTACGGCATGGAAGGCCCCGGCGGCTACCAGTTCGTCGGCCGCACCACCCAGGTGTGGAACCACCGCCATCCGCTGGACTCGCGCTCGTTCGAACCCGGAACACCGTGGCTGCTGCGCTATTTCGACCGGATCGGCTTCTATCCGGTCAGCGCCGAGGAACTGCTGGACCTGCGCGCCGACATGGCCGCGGGCCGTGGTTGCGTCGACATCGCCGAGGGAACCTTCTCGATGCCGGACTATCAGCGCTTCCTGACACTGAACGCCGACGGCATCGCCGAGTTCCGGGCCCAGCAGGCCGAGGCGTTCACCGCCGAACGCCGGGCCTGGGATCAGGCCGGCGAGTTCGCCGGGCAGTTGGCCAGCTGA
- a CDS encoding CYTH and CHAD domain-containing protein, with protein sequence MGSGTAGKNRHVEVERKFDVPDGATLPSFDGISAVARVERQPAQSLDAVYFDTPDRDLNAHRITLRRRTGGPDAGWHLKLPAGPDARTEVHAPLDSSPEGGDAVPTDLLDIVLAIVRDRPLAPVARISTTRNVVMLYDGDGAALAEFCDDEVSAWALGSGGETGQEQRWHEWELELADGEVDGGRDLLKRLGNRLLDAGAVPAGHGSKLAKVLETAGSAAEVPDDNEASRDPVHQAVAEQVGELLVWDRAVRADTYDSVHQMRVTSRKIRSLLQASEDAFGLSDDAWILDELRQLAGVLGVARDAEVLAERYEAALATLPADLVRGPVYERLVSGAQRSYQAGLRRSLSAMRSTRYFRLLDALEALVAAQPPHAAPGEEPKPVSIDSAYKRVNKAAKNAAQATEDRDEALHQIRKGAKRLRYVAAATGEPKVSDRAKTIQTLLGDHQDSVVSRTHLAQQSLAAHAAGEDTFTYGLLYQQEDDLANRCREQLDDALSALRKTFKKSH encoded by the coding sequence ATGGGTTCGGGTACTGCGGGAAAGAATCGCCATGTCGAGGTGGAGCGCAAGTTCGATGTCCCGGACGGGGCCACGCTGCCGTCGTTCGACGGGATCTCGGCGGTGGCTCGCGTGGAGCGGCAGCCCGCGCAATCGCTCGACGCGGTGTATTTCGACACCCCGGATCGCGACCTCAACGCTCATCGGATCACGCTGCGCCGCCGTACCGGCGGCCCCGACGCGGGCTGGCACCTGAAGCTGCCCGCCGGGCCGGACGCGCGAACCGAGGTGCACGCGCCGCTGGACAGCTCCCCCGAGGGCGGCGACGCGGTGCCCACGGATCTGCTGGACATCGTGCTCGCCATCGTGCGGGACCGCCCGCTGGCCCCGGTGGCCCGAATCTCGACGACCCGCAACGTGGTGATGCTCTACGACGGGGACGGCGCGGCGCTGGCCGAGTTCTGCGACGACGAGGTGAGCGCGTGGGCGCTCGGAAGCGGCGGCGAGACCGGGCAGGAACAGCGCTGGCACGAGTGGGAGCTGGAGCTGGCCGACGGTGAGGTCGACGGCGGGCGTGACCTGCTGAAGCGGCTGGGTAATCGGCTGCTCGACGCTGGCGCGGTCCCGGCCGGCCACGGATCGAAGCTGGCGAAGGTGCTGGAGACGGCGGGTTCGGCAGCCGAGGTACCCGACGACAACGAGGCGTCCCGGGATCCGGTGCACCAGGCGGTTGCCGAGCAGGTCGGCGAGCTGTTGGTGTGGGACCGCGCGGTGCGGGCCGACACCTACGACTCGGTCCATCAGATGCGGGTGACCAGCCGCAAAATCCGCAGCTTGCTGCAGGCTTCGGAGGACGCCTTCGGATTGAGCGATGACGCCTGGATCCTCGACGAGTTGCGCCAGCTGGCCGGTGTGCTGGGCGTCGCCCGCGACGCCGAGGTGCTCGCCGAACGGTATGAGGCCGCGCTGGCGACGCTGCCTGCCGATCTGGTCCGCGGCCCGGTGTATGAGCGTCTGGTCTCCGGGGCTCAGCGCAGCTATCAGGCCGGGCTGCGGCGCTCGCTGAGCGCGATGCGCTCGACTCGGTACTTCCGGCTGCTCGACGCGCTCGAGGCACTGGTGGCCGCGCAGCCGCCGCATGCGGCGCCGGGCGAAGAGCCCAAGCCGGTCAGCATCGATTCGGCGTACAAGCGGGTGAACAAGGCGGCCAAGAACGCCGCGCAGGCCACCGAGGACCGCGACGAGGCGCTGCACCAAATTCGCAAGGGCGCCAAGCGACTCCGGTACGTCGCCGCGGCCACCGGCGAACCCAAGGTGTCGGACCGGGCCAAGACCATCCAGACCCTGCTCGGCGATCACCAGGACAGTGTGGTCAGCCGCACTCATCTGGCTCAGCAGTCGCTGGCGGCGCACGCCGCAGGCGAGGACACGTTCACCTATGGCCTGCTCTATCAGCAGGAGGACGACCTCGCGAACCGCTGCCGCGAACAGCTCGACGATGCGCTGAGCGCACTGCGTAAGACGTTCAAGAAATCGCACTGA
- a CDS encoding SAM-dependent methyltransferase, producing the protein MTADHHAHWETRYAEKPRIWSGQPNARLAEMVEPLTGSRALDLGCGEGGDAMWLAEHGWHVVAVDVSTTALARAAEDAATRGVADRIDFQQHDLTQTLPEGPFDLVSAHFFHTTLEMDRPAILRRAAAAVAPGGTLLIVDHGGAPPWAPAEIQHHEFPTPDEVLAGLALDDTQWERVRVGTAEREVVGPDGQHGVLDDNIIALRRR; encoded by the coding sequence ATGACTGCTGATCACCACGCCCACTGGGAGACGCGCTATGCGGAGAAGCCCCGGATCTGGAGCGGGCAACCGAATGCGCGTCTCGCCGAAATGGTCGAACCGCTGACCGGTTCGCGCGCACTGGATCTGGGCTGTGGCGAGGGCGGCGACGCGATGTGGCTGGCCGAGCACGGCTGGCATGTCGTCGCCGTCGACGTGTCCACCACAGCCCTGGCCCGTGCGGCGGAAGACGCGGCAACACGAGGAGTGGCCGACCGCATCGACTTTCAGCAGCACGACCTGACCCAGACGTTACCCGAGGGACCGTTCGATCTGGTGTCGGCGCACTTCTTCCACACCACCCTGGAGATGGACCGCCCGGCAATCCTGCGTCGCGCGGCAGCGGCGGTGGCGCCCGGCGGAACGCTGCTGATCGTCGACCACGGCGGCGCCCCGCCGTGGGCGCCGGCGGAGATCCAACACCACGAGTTCCCGACCCCCGACGAGGTGCTGGCCGGCCTGGCCCTCGACGACACGCAGTGGGAGCGGGTCCGGGTGGGGACCGCCGAGCGCGAGGTGGTCGGCCCCGACGGTCAGCACGGCGTCCTCGACGACAACATCATCGCGCTGCGCCGCAGATGA
- a CDS encoding helix-turn-helix domain-containing protein: MQANNDVDLRVRRRLRELRGRLGLTLEDVASRAGIDVSTLSRLESGKRRLALDHLPRLAAALSVSADELLGAPPAVDPRVRAASHTRHLVTYWPLTRHGGAGGPQAFKIRINPRRRTPPAELPTHEGQEWLYVLSGRLQLILGEQHFVIESGEAVEFSTWTPHWFGAVDGAVEAIVLFGPHGERVHMRD; encoded by the coding sequence ATGCAGGCAAACAACGATGTCGATCTGCGGGTCCGCAGGCGGTTGCGGGAACTGCGCGGCCGGCTGGGTCTGACGCTCGAGGATGTCGCGTCCCGGGCCGGTATCGACGTCTCGACGCTGAGCCGGCTGGAATCGGGTAAACGCAGGCTGGCCCTCGACCACCTCCCCCGGCTGGCCGCGGCGCTGTCGGTCAGCGCCGACGAACTGCTCGGGGCACCCCCTGCCGTCGACCCCCGGGTGCGGGCGGCGTCGCACACCAGGCATCTGGTCACGTACTGGCCGCTGACCCGCCACGGCGGGGCGGGCGGACCGCAGGCCTTCAAGATCCGGATCAACCCGCGTCGGCGTACCCCGCCGGCGGAATTGCCCACTCATGAAGGGCAGGAATGGCTTTACGTGCTGTCCGGGCGCCTACAACTCATCCTTGGCGAGCAGCATTTCGTCATCGAGTCCGGTGAGGCCGTGGAGTTCAGCACCTGGACGCCGCATTGGTTCGGCGCCGTAGACGGTGCGGTGGAGGCCATCGTTCTGTTCGGACCGCACGGCGAACGCGTGCACATGCGGGATTAG
- a CDS encoding bifunctional RNase H/acid phosphatase, which translates to MRVLIEADGGSRGNPGPAGYGCVVWSADHQTVLAEHGQAIGTTTNNVAEYRGLIAGLEEARRLGADEVAVSMDSKLVVEQMSGRWKVKHAAMAELHQQARALASTFDSVTYQWIPREENSYADRLANEAMDRDQQSNVADPPAGAVAVPPAAWTGNQGAPTRMLLLRHGQTEFSRQRRYSGRGNPELTDTGRRQADAAASYLAAGGGVDVVISSPLQRAYDTASAAASALGLQVTVDDDLIETDFGAWEGLTFAEARERDPDLHGRWLRDTGLRPPGGESFVDVEERIQRARTRIIAEHPGSTVLVVSHVTPIKTLLRLALNAGPSILHRLHLDLASLSIAEFYPDGNASVRLVNQTSYLA; encoded by the coding sequence GTGCGCGTTCTCATCGAGGCCGACGGCGGGTCCCGGGGAAACCCCGGACCGGCAGGCTACGGCTGCGTCGTGTGGTCGGCCGACCATCAGACCGTGCTGGCCGAGCACGGCCAGGCGATCGGCACCACCACCAACAATGTCGCCGAATACCGCGGTCTGATCGCAGGTCTGGAGGAGGCTCGCCGCCTCGGCGCCGATGAAGTGGCCGTATCGATGGATTCGAAGCTCGTCGTTGAGCAGATGTCCGGGCGCTGGAAGGTCAAGCACGCCGCGATGGCCGAGCTGCACCAGCAGGCGCGCGCACTGGCCTCGACGTTCGATTCGGTTACCTACCAATGGATTCCACGCGAGGAAAACTCCTACGCCGACCGGCTGGCCAACGAGGCGATGGACCGCGATCAGCAGTCAAACGTGGCCGACCCGCCGGCCGGTGCCGTGGCCGTACCGCCCGCAGCGTGGACCGGCAACCAGGGCGCCCCGACCCGCATGCTGCTGCTGCGCCACGGCCAGACCGAATTCTCCCGGCAGCGAAGGTATTCCGGGCGCGGCAACCCTGAACTCACCGACACCGGCCGGCGTCAGGCCGACGCCGCGGCGAGCTACCTGGCGGCCGGTGGCGGCGTCGACGTGGTGATCAGTTCGCCGTTGCAGCGCGCCTACGACACCGCGTCGGCCGCTGCTTCGGCGCTCGGCCTGCAGGTGACGGTCGACGATGACCTGATCGAGACGGACTTCGGCGCCTGGGAAGGCCTGACATTCGCCGAGGCCAGGGAGCGCGACCCGGACCTGCATGGCCGTTGGCTGCGGGACACCGGTCTGCGCCCGCCGGGCGGGGAGAGCTTCGTCGATGTCGAGGAACGGATCCAGCGGGCGCGCACCCGGATCATCGCCGAGCATCCCGGGTCCACTGTCCTGGTGGTTTCGCACGTGACGCCGATCAAGACGCTGCTGCGGCTGGCGCTCAATGCCGGCCCGAGCATCCTGCATCGGCTGCACCTGGATCTCGCGTCGCTGAGCATCGCGGAGTTCTATCCCGACGGCAACGCCTCGGTGCGGCTGGTGAACCAGACGTCGTATCTGGCCTGA
- a CDS encoding zinc ribbon domain-containing protein: protein MKAELAQQRSLLELAELDAELARLAHRAANLVEQQEYDTALGEQRASADRLAALAIAIEDIDGQVARFESEIDGVRQREDRDRKLLDSGTVNPKQLEELQHELDTLERRQASLEDSLLEVMERREQLAAEQSDEQAKGGGLQANLTTAGHNRDEALSDIERMRGQRQAQRDAIVAGLDPGLATLYERQRTTSGVGAARLLGRRCGACRIELDRGELARISAAPEDEVIRCPECQAVLLRIGGA, encoded by the coding sequence GTGAAAGCTGAACTGGCACAGCAACGGTCGCTTCTGGAGCTGGCCGAGCTGGACGCCGAGTTGGCGCGGCTGGCCCATCGGGCGGCCAACCTGGTAGAGCAACAGGAGTACGACACCGCCCTGGGTGAGCAGCGGGCGTCCGCGGACCGGTTGGCGGCACTGGCGATCGCGATCGAGGACATCGACGGCCAGGTGGCCCGATTCGAGTCCGAGATCGACGGTGTGCGCCAGCGTGAGGACCGCGACCGCAAACTTCTCGACTCCGGCACCGTCAACCCCAAGCAGCTTGAGGAACTCCAGCACGAACTCGACACGTTGGAGCGCAGGCAGGCCAGCCTGGAGGATTCGCTGCTCGAGGTGATGGAACGCCGTGAGCAGCTGGCCGCTGAGCAGTCCGATGAGCAGGCGAAAGGCGGGGGGCTGCAGGCCAATCTGACCACCGCCGGACACAATCGCGACGAAGCGCTGTCGGATATCGAACGGATGCGCGGCCAGCGTCAGGCCCAGCGCGACGCGATCGTGGCCGGCCTCGACCCCGGCCTGGCCACGCTCTACGAGCGGCAGCGGACCACATCGGGTGTCGGCGCCGCACGCCTGCTGGGCCGCCGCTGTGGGGCCTGCCGCATCGAGCTGGATCGCGGTGAACTGGCCAGGATTTCGGCCGCGCCGGAGGACGAGGTGATCCGCTGCCCTGAGTGTCAGGCGGTCCTGCTGCGCATCGGCGGGGCGTAG
- a CDS encoding Nif3-like dinuclear metal center hexameric protein: MEHTATGVKLAEIIAVLDDAYPPGLAQSWDSVGLVCGDPDDVVDSVTVAVDATAEVAATVGPRGLLLAHHPLLLRGVDTVAASTPKGGLIHQLIRAGAALFTAHTNADSANPGVSDALAEVLGLTVDGVLDPISAGPDIDKWVIFVPTADANAVREAVFAAGAGHIGDYSHCSWSVAGAGQFLPLDGAAPAIGTIGSLERVDEDRVEVVAPARLRSRVLAAVRASHPYEEPAFDVLPLAALPGGVGIGRIGTLAEPLRFADFVARVGAVLPQTTWGVRAAGDPDVQVSRVAVCGGAGDSLLSAAAAAGVDAYVTADLRHHPADEHRRGSDVALVDVAHWASEYPWCAQAAAVLHDHFGEALPVHVCDLRTDPWNIEPPKGIL; this comes from the coding sequence GTGGAGCACACGGCGACGGGCGTCAAACTGGCCGAGATCATCGCCGTGCTCGACGACGCCTACCCGCCCGGTCTCGCGCAGAGCTGGGACTCCGTCGGGCTGGTGTGCGGGGATCCCGACGATGTCGTCGACTCGGTGACGGTGGCCGTGGACGCCACCGCCGAGGTCGCGGCAACGGTCGGCCCGCGCGGATTGTTGCTGGCGCACCATCCGTTGCTGCTGCGTGGAGTGGACACCGTGGCGGCCAGCACGCCCAAGGGCGGGCTGATCCACCAGCTCATCCGGGCCGGTGCCGCGCTGTTCACCGCGCACACCAACGCCGATTCGGCCAATCCGGGAGTGTCCGACGCGCTGGCCGAAGTCCTGGGGCTGACCGTCGACGGCGTACTCGACCCGATCAGTGCGGGTCCCGACATCGACAAATGGGTGATCTTCGTCCCGACCGCGGACGCGAACGCCGTCCGTGAGGCCGTGTTCGCCGCCGGCGCGGGTCACATCGGCGACTATTCGCACTGCAGCTGGAGCGTGGCGGGTGCCGGGCAGTTCCTGCCGCTCGACGGGGCCGCGCCTGCCATCGGAACGATCGGGTCCCTGGAGCGGGTGGACGAGGACCGCGTGGAGGTGGTTGCCCCGGCCCGGCTGCGATCCCGGGTGCTTGCCGCTGTTCGCGCGTCCCACCCGTACGAGGAACCGGCGTTCGACGTGCTGCCGCTGGCCGCCCTGCCGGGCGGGGTGGGTATCGGCCGGATCGGGACGCTGGCCGAACCGCTGCGCTTCGCCGACTTCGTCGCGCGGGTCGGGGCGGTGCTGCCACAGACGACGTGGGGTGTCCGGGCAGCAGGGGATCCGGACGTCCAGGTGTCCCGCGTGGCGGTGTGCGGGGGCGCAGGCGACTCACTGCTGAGCGCGGCCGCCGCCGCCGGAGTGGACGCCTACGTCACCGCCGACCTGCGCCACCATCCCGCCGACGAACACCGCCGTGGCAGTGATGTCGCGCTGGTCGACGTCGCGCACTGGGCCAGCGAGTATCCGTGGTGCGCACAGGCCGCCGCGGTGCTGCACGACCATTTCGGGGAAGCGCTACCGGTCCACGTCTGCGACCTGCGCACCGATCCATGGAACATCGAACCACCGAAAGGCATTTTGTGA
- a CDS encoding HAD-IA family hydrolase: MTSTASDTRPQLVIFDLDGTLTDSAEGIVASFRHALAAVGAEAPTGDLTGRIVGPPMHQTLVGLGLGERAHEAIAAYRADYTSRGWAMNSLFDGIPQLLADLQAAGVRLAVATSKAEPTAQRILEHFDLAEYFDVIAGASVDGVRSSKADVLAHALGQLQPLPERVIMVGDRAHDVEGAAEHGIDTVVVGWGYGADDFREPQLAQAAAAHVPTVTALREVLGV; the protein is encoded by the coding sequence GTGACGAGCACGGCTTCCGACACCCGCCCGCAGTTGGTGATCTTCGATCTCGACGGCACCCTCACCGACTCCGCTGAGGGCATTGTGGCGAGCTTCCGGCATGCGCTGGCCGCCGTGGGAGCCGAGGCACCCACGGGGGATCTGACCGGCCGGATCGTCGGCCCCCCGATGCATCAGACGCTGGTCGGACTCGGCCTCGGCGAGCGCGCCCACGAGGCGATCGCGGCGTACCGGGCCGATTACACCAGCCGGGGCTGGGCGATGAACAGCCTGTTCGACGGCATTCCGCAGCTGCTGGCCGACCTGCAGGCGGCCGGGGTGCGCCTCGCGGTGGCCACCTCCAAGGCCGAACCCACCGCGCAGCGCATCCTCGAGCACTTCGACTTGGCCGAGTACTTCGACGTGATCGCCGGCGCCAGCGTCGACGGGGTTCGCTCCAGCAAGGCCGACGTGCTTGCCCATGCGCTGGGTCAACTCCAGCCGCTGCCCGAGCGGGTGATCATGGTCGGCGACCGCGCCCACGACGTGGAAGGTGCCGCCGAGCACGGGATCGACACGGTCGTGGTGGGCTGGGGCTACGGCGCCGACGACTTCCGCGAACCGCAGCTGGCGCAGGCCGCGGCCGCTCATGTTCCGACCGTGACGGCGTTGCGTGAGGTGCTCGGTGTCTGA